DNA from Helcococcus ovis:
CTGTCCATCAGATTTAAATTCAATTTTATCAACTTTACCTTTTTGAATAATTTGTCCACTACCATATACTACTTTAGGAACAAATTTATTTTTATCTTCATATTTTTCTTTAGATGTTTCTTTTTGCGTTTCTTTAAGCGTTTCCTTTGGTGTTTCTTTTTCTGCTTCCTTCAATACTAGAGTATTTTGAATTTCATCCAGCATTTTTTCCATATCTTTAATTTCCCCATTAGAAACATCTTTTTTCTTTAATAAAGCTTTTGCTTTTTCAACCGCTTCTTTAACTTTATCTTTACCATCTTCTTTATATTTATAACTATTAATCATATCTTCTGATTTTTCAATCTTAGATATCAAATCTTCAGCTTTATTTTTTCCTAATCTTATATAAGTTGGTAATGATTTATTTCCAACATAGTCTTCTAAAACTACTTCAACAAGCCCATACGTTTCATTAGCATCTACAGAATCATCATAAATATCTTCTTCTAATTCATCATCTGATTCATCTTCTAATTCATCTTCTGAAGTATTTTTATCATCAGAAAATGTAAAATTCATTAGTGTCGCACCTCTAATAGCGTAGTCTGATTTCCATCCAAATCCATTACTAAACTTAACAATTTCGTCATTTAATTTAACATGTAATTTAGACCAATCATTTGGCTCAGGACTCCAAAATATTTTATTTTTTTCATTAAATAATTCTTTATTATATCTTTGAACATAAGTATCTTTCAGTTTACCCGTTAGTGTAACGGATTCTGCTTTACTTCCGTCATTTAATACAGTATAGATTGTAGCTTCAAATTTTTCTCCATTATTATATGGAATTTTTATCTCAGTATTACTTTCCCCTTTTTTAATAATCTTTGTAAATAATGCTTTAGAATCATTTTCCGGTAAAGTAACTTTTAATTCTAATTCTTTGTAATCAGCTTTTGGATTTTCCCAATTTAATACTAATTTTCCATCATGTTTAGATTGTACAATACTACCCTTTACCGGATGGTCTTTTTTAGTCGTTACTTCAACAGTCTCAGTTTCATAATTTAATCTATTTACGATTGAATCCGGATTAAATTCAACTATTGAAGGTTCACTCTTTTCTCCATTTTTACCAACAGCAACTAATTCAAATTTATTAGCATTTTTTAATGATTTAATATAAAATACATCATCATAAATTCCACCTAAAAATACTTTTTCTCCATTGGGTAAAACTCCTCTTATTTCATATTTATCTACATTACTAAAATCTTCTTTTTTCCATTCAACAATCATCTCATCATCTGAAAATAATTTTTGAATTTTAAATCCTTCAGGTTTACTTGGAGCTGTTAACCCATCACTTACTGAAATTTTCCCAATATTCATTTGATAATTTTCAGATTGCCCCTTAAATATCAATCCAATCATAGCTAACTGTTTTCCAGAATAATTTGACAATTCTACACTAGAAGTAATCCATTCAGCCAATTTTTGAGAATTTTTCACATCTAATTTCTCGATTTTATTAGGATTATCTTTGAATATCAATGCTAATTGCATTTTAACATTATCATTTGAAGTTTTTCTAAATGTTATATCTATTTTTGACGTGCTTTTAATATCTAAATCCGTTTTATATAATCTAATTGTGTTTTCACCATCTAATTTTCCATAAGTAACTAAAGATGATCCACCTTCATAAGCTCCTATTTGCTTAAATGGTAACTTTATTATTTCCTTAGATATATTTTTTCTAACTTCTTTTTGTCCAAAGTCAAAATCTACGCCTAATTTCGCTTTATCCTTTTCACTATCAACCCACCATTGCCAAGTTAGTGGAATATCTTGAATATTTATATTTGACCATTCTTCATCTAAACTTACTTTTCCATTTTCAAAGTATTGTACACCTTTACCGATATTGAAGGAAGAATAAAAATTAGAACCTTTTATTACAGATTTTTCACTTGTAAAATCTGCTACTCCAACCCATCCACTTGCATCATCAAGCATTACATCTTCTCTTTTATATCCTTCAAACATTCCTGTTTCTCTAGGATTTACTTTGGCACCTGAAAAATACATTCTTGCTCTTTCTTCAATCATCCATTGATAACCTGTATCTTGAATCATATCATCAGGTAATCCTCTTTGATAAAAATCAGATGGAGTAAATAATGCTATACTTGCTTTAGGGTTTTTTGTATTTTTTTCATATAATTTTTCAATTTGTTTTGCTGAATTATGTTTTCCATTAAATCCGTTTTTATTTGCTTCGACCCCATAGAATACGTCTTTAAACGGGTCTATGCCCTTATTTTTTATATATTCAATTTGATTATCAACACTTCCAGTCCAATCGTAATTCACAAATACTGAATCTTGGATTCTTTCTTCTTTACCGTCATTATTTGTATCAAAAAATAACAAACTATATTTAGAATCATTCATGCTACTATTAGTGTCATAATACTGTGTATACAATCCTGCATCATGTAATCTCTTTAGAAATAATTTTTTTCTATCTGCAAATCTTTCTTCAACATTTTCTTCAGCATTAAAGAAATATCCATCATATCCGAAAAACTTTGCCATTTCTATTAATTTTTCAGCAACAGGAAATTTTCCATCTTTATCCTGAACAAATAATTCATTGATTGTTTGCCCCTGTCTATAATATTGATCAAAATAAATAACCGCTATAGATTTAACACCATTTTTATGAGCTGCATTTGTATATGCCGGATTAGGTATATTTAATACACCAAATTCAAAATATCTTTTCTCCCATCCTCTATCTGCTGTTGATTCATATTTTCTATCATATAAATCTTCGGGAGTTGTAGCCGTAGTTGCTCCATGCCATGGTGAAAAGTAATCAGTATATTGCCAAAAACTTAGCGGATAATATCCAAAAGTATTATTGTACATCATACCATCAGTAAAAGTATTACCATAATCTCCTTGCATCAACATAATTTGAGCTTTTGATTCAAGTTTTGGATTTGCTTGAGTAGCCTTAAACGGTTCATTCCTTTTTTGTAGAGGAACTTTAGCTTTAAGAAGTTGAGCCCCCGGATCATTTTTCGGCGTCCAATCTCTTATATCCCAAACTCTGTAACCTGAAAATTTTGGTTGATTTGCTTTTCTTTTCGCCTCTCCTGTCATAGGTATAGAATCTGCAGCATATGCTTTTTGAGGCACAAACGATGCTAAAAATACCACTGATAATGCAGTCGCCAATATCTTTTTATATATTTTCTTCATTTCAACCCCTCCTATTGAAAATGTTTTCTTTTATCTACATTTTTAATATATCCCTAAGTTTTTAATTTGTAAATTTCATTTAAAAATTTTCGAAAAAACTTTATATAAAATATTCCGGTTTTGTAAAAAATGAAAACGGTATTTTAATATATATCACATAAATTGTTGAACGAAAAAAGATTTTTCGATATTATATAAATGAAATAAAAAAATAACGAGGTAAAAAATGGCGGAATTTAGATTCAATCCCTTACTAAACGATTGGACAATTGTAAACGGAAATAGACAAAATAGACCTGACATGCCAAAAGATTATTGTGCATTTTGTCCGGGTTCTGAACAAATAAAAGAAAATTATACTGTAATGAAATATGATAACGACTGGCCTTCAATGATGCAAGAGCCTCCAGTTCCTGATGATATATCTACGGATTTTTATAAAACAGCTAAATCTTATGGAAAAGCTGAAGTAATACTATATTCACCAGATCACAAGGCATCTTTATGGCAACTACCAGTTAGCCATATTATTGAATTGATTGATTTATGGAAAGAGAGATTTATAGAAATAAAAAAAGATGAGCATATAAAATATATACTCACATTTGAGAATAGAGGAAAAGAAGTTGGTACTACTCAAAGTCATCCTCATGGACAAATTTACGGATATGGATTTATGCCATTAAGAATTAAACAAGAAATTGAAAATTCAAGAAAATATTTTGAAAAAACTGGTGAATCATTAATATTAAAAATACGTGATGAAGAATTAAAAATAAAAGAAAGAATAATTATGGAAAATGATAATTTTGTTGCATTTCTTCCATTCTTCACAGATTATCCATACGGTGTGTACATAGTTCCTAAAAAAAATAACATATATACATTTGAAAATTTTAATGATGAAATAGCTGAAGAATTTGCTAAAATATTAAAAAATCTATTAGGAACATTTGATACACTATTTAACAGAGAATTTCCTTACATGATGGGCATATATCAAAATCCTGTAAATAGTGAATTAGAAGAAGAATGCAAAAACTTCTACAACTTCCATGTAAAATTCTTCCCTCCATTAAGAGGAGCAAATTCAATTAAATGGAATGCATCCTCAGAAACTTGTGTATGGGCAAAAACAAATCCAAGAAGAGTTGAAGATACAGCTATCGAGCTAAGAGAAGCTTTTGAAAAATTTAAGAAAAGAGGATAAAAATGGACTTACAAGAATTAAAATCAAAATTTATAAAAGCATTTGGTGAAAATGATAATGAAATTAAAACATTCTTTTCCCCAAGTAGAATCAACATAATAGGAGAACATATTGATTATAACGGGGGACAAGTATTTCCATGTGCAATAGAAATAGGAACATATGGAGTTGCCAGAAAAAATTCTGAAAATATTTTAAGATTAAAAAGCTTAAATCTTTCTAAAGAAGGACATGTTTCACTTTCTCCTATTGAAAATAAAGAAGAAAATGAATGGATGAATTTCCCTCTTGGTGTTGCAAAGTTTATAAAGGAAAGAGGATTTGATATTGGAGGACTGGATGTTTTAGTTTACGGGAATATTCCTAATGGCTCCGGTCTTTCATCATCAGCTTCACTTGAAGTTCTTTTTGGAGAAATCTTCAATACTTTCTACAACAAAGGAAAAATCTCAAATGTAGAGCTAGCATTAATCGGCCAAGAAACGGAAAATAAATTTATAGGGGTAAACTCCGGAATAATGGATCAATTTATAATCGCAAACGGAAAAAAAGATAATGCTGTTTTACTGGATACCGAAACTTTGGATTTTGAGTATATTCCATTCAAACTAAAAGACAATAAAATTGTAATATTAAATACAAATAAAAGAAGAGAATTAAAAGATTCTAAGTATAATAAAAGACGTGCAGAATGCGAGGAAGCTTTAGAAATTTTACAAGATTATGCTGAAATAGATAACTTATGCCAACTTACAGAAGAAAATTTAGAATTACTTGAAAATATCGAAAATGAAGATGTAAGAAAAAGAGCAGAACATGTTATCATGGAAAATTTAAGAGTAGCTGAAGCTGTGCAAGCATTACAAAATGGAGATATAGAAACTTTAGGAGAACTATTAGTAGCATCAAATGATTCATTAAGAGAACTATACGAAGTTACTGGACCACATTTGGATTCTATTACTAAACATTCAAATGATTTTGATGGTTGTCTTGGTGCAAGAATGACAGGAGCTGGATTTGGAGGTTGTGGTATAGCCATTGTTAAATCCGATAAAATTGAAGAATTTAAGGCTTATGTTGGTCCAAGATATAAAGAAGATACTGGTTTAGAAGCAGAATTTATTATTTCAAATGTTGGAGATAAAGTTCACGAAATTTAAGGATTAATAAAATATAAAAACCACTTAAGACACTTATTCATTGGATATATACTCCAACTAAATGCTTAAGTGGTATTTTCTATTTTCTAATTTTCTCCATTTCTTCAGGAAACATCTTCATATATCTTTCTTCTGAACCAACTTTTTTCTTTGTTATATCTGTAAATTCTATATTCTCATCTTCTAATTTTTCTATTAGATATGAAACTTTATTTATTCCAATATTCGCAATCATTTTATCTTGATTTAGTTCATAATTTAATCCCTTAATTTGATAATCTTTAAGTTTTTCTACTGATTCTTTTGTTAATGATAACTCATAAATATTGTCTTTTATTAAATCCATTTGTTCTTCTACTATTCGACCATCTTTCAAGAACATTATTTGATCTGTCAATAAGTCTATTTCACTTAATGTATGTGATGAAATTAATATAGCTGTTCCCGATTCTACTAATTCTTTTAATAGATGTCTTACTTTAATTACCGATGTAGGATCCAGCCCATTCAAAGGTTCATCAAGTATCATAAGTTTCGGTTTATTCATCATTGCCATCGCAATTAGTAAATGTTGTTTCATTCCTAATGAATAATCTCCGGTTTTTTTATTCATATAATGGGCTATTTGTAATTTTTCAACAACCTCATCTATTCTTTCTTTCGGTAATTTTTGTGCTGTTTTAATAAAGGCTAAATGGTCATATCCTGTCAAATAGTCATATAAAACTCTATTATCTTTTAAAAAAGATACTTCAAAAAATATATCTGAATTCGTATTTTTCTTTCCAACAACTTCGATTTCACCACTATTTGCTTTTAATAAATTTGAAATAACATTAAATAAAGTAGATTTTCCTGCCCCATTCGGTCCTATAACAGCATAAATACCGGGTTTTTCAATATGCATGTTAATTCCTTTAAGCACTTCCTGCTTTCCAAATTTTTTTGTTACATTTTCTAATTTTAAGATTGACATAATTCCTCCTCGCATAATAATTTTATAATTAAAACCACATGTTTTATTTTCATCTCAAACTATTTGTAATATATTAGTTGTATAATTTCTAATCAAAAGATGTCGAACTAACAATATTCTCTAAATATGGTACAAGATATTAGTTGTATAATTTCTAATCGAAACTCTCTCTACTTATTAGTTGTTACATCTTGATAAAATCAAGCTAAGAAATAAATTAAAGTTTCAGTTCAAATATTGTTACATTTTCTTAATAATTAAAAGCAGACTCATTTTTTAATTTTCTATTTTTTGTCCGTAAAATTTTTACTATTTTGCTAAAATAAGCATACAAAAATCTAAAGTTAGACCTTTTTGTCCGTAAATTTTAAGTAATAATGAAAAATAAATAGCTAAAAGCAGACAGAATCCACCAAACATCTATTTTTATCCGTAAAATTTTACAAGCACAGCAAACAAAATTGTTAAAAATAAGGTTTTTATCCGTAAAGTATACAGCTAGTGTCTAAATTCGATTTCAACTTATAAATAGTTGTAAACTTATAAGTTGTAGCAACCATACTTTATACTTTTTGTTTCCTTTTATTGACTATCATGCTTCCAATTATCATAAATATTATCCCCCATAAAGTTAGGACAAATATACTTGTCACAAAGTTCCCACCGATTATTACATTTCTTATCATGACCGAATTATCTGCCACTTTATTTGCAAATAAATAGCTAAATGGACTATATAACTTTACGATATTTACATTTAATAAATTTGTTAAAATCACACCTGTTAATATAAATCCCGATGTCATCGCAATTAGTAAATTTTTACTCTTTGTGTATATTGAAAATAATGTTGCTATTGATGATATTAAAAATCCTTGCATTATCATCACTATAAATGTCTTTGTTAGATACTGCCAAATTGGCATAGTCGTAAATGTTTTTATTGCATTTAATCTTTCTTCAGGGATATTAAATTTCTTAAAATATGTTAAATAGTGAATTACAGGTTGTTTTATTTCTCCAAAGCTTTCTGTAATTACACCATTTAATATTGCAAATGCAAATACTACAAAACAGAAAATCGCTAATACATATGTTTATGAAAAAACTTTTGTAATATTATATTTAAATCTATTTAAGGGTTGTGTATATATCATATTTAGCTGACTTCCATTTTCTTTTTCCGATACATACCCATGAAGTATCATAAACATTACAATCCCTAAAAATATTATATCTAAATCTTGATATTTTAACATTCTGTATATGGTATATACACCTGAATTTGTTCCATATCTTTCTTGATTTCTAACTTGTTTTTCTATCAAATTAGAATTAAAAATTTGATATTCTGAAAATTTAAAATCTCTTTTTGTTATAGGTATTACTTTATCTTTTATAGACACATCACTTAATACTTCATTTTCAAAAGTATTAAATGGTAGTGAATCTTGTTTAGAAATAAACATAGTATTATAGTGAGTTGATCTAAATATATCAAGCCATTTTTGAGAGTTATAAAATAAGCTAGAATCTCCTTTTTTATATCCTGCTATCATATTATTTATATGATTTTCTTGCGTTTTTGCTAAAGCATAAAATGAAGAGTTTATATCACTCAAATTAATATTTTTTATACTTTCACCTCTAGCCTCTATTCTATTCTTTTCTAATTTAACTTCTTCTACTATTTCTTTTATCTCTCCATTTTCTCCTATTTTATAATTTTTAATATTTATAGCTTTGTTTTTCTCAAAAAAGTGTAAAGAAAATATTAAAATTAATGTTGCTAATAAATAAATTAAAAAACTTTGATTATTATTTATTTTCCTTACTTCAAATCTAAATACACTATATTTATTAATATAAATTTTATCTTGAACCTTATTAAACTTAAAATTATATCTAAGTATATAAATTGTGGCTAAAATTAATATTGTTGTGAATAAAATAAATACACCTAAAAAATAAAAGTTACTACTATACAATTCTTTATATTCATATTGTCCCGATATTGATACCATCGAAAATATTTTCCCATTAATTGTTCTAATATAATCCATTACATATATAGGATTAAATACCGTTTTTAAACTTTCAATATTTTCTGTAAACGTAAAACCTAATCCAAATAAAGCAACTAACAAAGCCAATGATACTTGCTTACTTCTAAATATTGAATTTACAAATAATATTATTGAATACATCAAATTCATAATTGTAAAAAATAATAATAAAATTAATAGCATAAGATTATAAGCTAAAATATATTTTGGATTTAACCCTTCATGAAATACTCTATATATTTCTCTAAATCCACCTATATTAATTCCTTGAGCAAAACATATTAATAGAAAAAATATAAAAAAGGATGACAAATATATTATGGAAATTAAATTCATTGAAATTAATTTTGAAATAACTAATTTTCTATAATCTATTTGTAATATATTAGTTGTATAATTTCTAATCAAAAGATGTCGAACTAACAATATTCTCTAAATATGGTACAAGATATTAGTTGTATAATTTCTAATCGAAACTCTCTCTACTTATTAGTTGTTACATCTTGATAAAATCAAGCTAAGAAATAAATTAAAGTTTCAGTTCAAATATTGTTACATTTTCTTAATAATTAAAAGCAGACTCATTTTTTAATTTTCTATTTTTTGTCCGTAAAATTTTTACTATTTTGCTAAAATAAGCATACAAAAATCTAAAGTTAGACCTTTTTGTCCGTAAATTTTAAGTAATAATGAAAAATAAATAGCTAAAAGCAGACAGAATCCACCAAACATCTATTTTTATCCGTAAAATTTTACAAGCACAGCAAACAAAATTGTTAAAAATAAGGTTTTTATCCGTAAAGTATACAGCTAGTGTCTAAATTCGATTTCAACTTATAAATAGTTGTAAACTTATAAGTTGTAGCAACCATACTTTATACTTTTTGTTTCCTTTTATTGACTATCATGCTTCCAATTATCATAAATATTATCCCCCATAAAGTTAGGACAAATATACTTGTCACAAAGTTCCCACCGATTATTACATTTCTTATCATGACCGAATTATCTGCCACTTTATTTGCAAATAAATAGCTAAATGGACTATATAACTTTACGATATTTACATTTAATAAATTTGTTAAAATCACACCTGTTAATATAAATCCCGATGTCATCGCAATTAGTAAATTTTTACTCTTTGTGTATATTGAAAATAATGTTGCTATTGATGATATTAAAAATCCTTGCATTATCATCACTATAAATGTCTTTGTTAGATACTGCCAAATTGGCATAGTCGTAAATGTTTTTATTGCATTTAATCTTTCTTCAGGGATATTAAATTTCTTAAAATATGTTAAATAGTGAATTACAGGTTGTTTTATTTCTCCAAAGCTTTCTGTAATTACACCATTTAATATTGCAAATGCAAATACTACAAAACAGAAAATCGCTAATACATATGTTTATGAAAAAACTTTTGTAATATTATATTTAAATCTATTTAAGGGTTGTGTATATATCATATTTAGCTGACTTCCATTTTCTTTTTCCGATACATACCCATGAAGTATCATAAACATTACAATCCCTAAAAATATTATATCTAAATCTTGATATTTTAACATTCTGTATATGGTATATACACCTGAATTTGTTCCATATCTTTCTTGATTTCTAACTTGTTTTTCTATCAAATTAGAATTAAAAATTTGATATTCTGAAAATTTAAAATCTCTTTTTGTTATAGGTATTACTTTATCTTTTATAGACACATCACTTAATACTTCATTTTCAAAAGTATTAAATGGTAGTGAATCTTGTTTAGAAATAAACATAGTATTATAGTGAGTTGATCTAAATATATCAAGCCATTTTTGAGAGTTATAAAATAAGCTAGAATCTCCTTTTTTATATCCTGCTATCATATTATTTATATGATTTTCTTGCGTTTTTGCTAAAGCATAAAATGAAGAGTTTATATCACTCAAATTAATATTTTTTATACTTTCACCTCTAGCCTCTATTCTATTCTTTTCTAATTTAACTTCTTCTACTATTTCTTTTATCTCTCCATTTTCTCCTATTTTATAATTTTTAATATTTATAGCTTTGTTTTTCTCAAAAAAGTGTAAAGAAAATATTAAAATTAATGTTGCTAATAAATAAATTAAAAAACTTTGATTATTATTTATTTTCCTTACTTCAAATCTAAATACACTATATTTATTAATATAAATTTTATCTTGAACCTTATTAAACTTAAAATTATATCTAAGTATATAAATTGTGGCTAAAATTAATATTGTTGTGAATAAAATAAATACACCTAAAAAATAAAAGTTACTACTATACAATTCTTTATATTCATATTGTCCCGATATTGATACCATCGAAAATATTTTCCCATTAATTGTTCTAATATAATCCATTACATATATAGGATTAAATACCGTTTTTAAACTTTCAATATTTTCTGTAAACGTAAAACCTAATCCAAATAAAGCAACTAACAAAGCCAATGATACTTGCTTACTTCTAAATATTGAATTTACAAATAATATTATTGAATACATCAAATTCATAATTGTAAAAAATAATAATAAAATTAATAGCA
Protein-coding regions in this window:
- a CDS encoding endo-beta-N-acetylglucosaminidase, encoding MKKIYKKILATALSVVFLASFVPQKAYAADSIPMTGEAKRKANQPKFSGYRVWDIRDWTPKNDPGAQLLKAKVPLQKRNEPFKATQANPKLESKAQIMLMQGDYGNTFTDGMMYNNTFGYYPLSFWQYTDYFSPWHGATTATTPEDLYDRKYESTADRGWEKRYFEFGVLNIPNPAYTNAAHKNGVKSIAVIYFDQYYRQGQTINELFVQDKDGKFPVAEKLIEMAKFFGYDGYFFNAEENVEERFADRKKLFLKRLHDAGLYTQYYDTNSSMNDSKYSLLFFDTNNDGKEERIQDSVFVNYDWTGSVDNQIEYIKNKGIDPFKDVFYGVEANKNGFNGKHNSAKQIEKLYEKNTKNPKASIALFTPSDFYQRGLPDDMIQDTGYQWMIEERARMYFSGAKVNPRETGMFEGYKREDVMLDDASGWVGVADFTSEKSVIKGSNFYSSFNIGKGVQYFENGKVSLDEEWSNINIQDIPLTWQWWVDSEKDKAKLGVDFDFGQKEVRKNISKEIIKLPFKQIGAYEGGSSLVTYGKLDGENTIRLYKTDLDIKSTSKIDITFRKTSNDNVKMQLALIFKDNPNKIEKLDVKNSQKLAEWITSSVELSNYSGKQLAMIGLIFKGQSENYQMNIGKISVSDGLTAPSKPEGFKIQKLFSDDEMIVEWKKEDFSNVDKYEIRGVLPNGEKVFLGGIYDDVFYIKSLKNANKFELVAVGKNGEKSEPSIVEFNPDSIVNRLNYETETVEVTTKKDHPVKGSIVQSKHDGKLVLNWENPKADYKELELKVTLPENDSKALFTKIIKKGESNTEIKIPYNNGEKFEATIYTVLNDGSKAESVTLTGKLKDTYVQRYNKELFNEKNKIFWSPEPNDWSKLHVKLNDEIVKFSNGFGWKSDYAIRGATLMNFTFSDDKNTSEDELEDESDDELEEDIYDDSVDANETYGLVEVVLEDYVGNKSLPTYIRLGKNKAEDLISKIEKSEDMINSYKYKEDGKDKVKEAVEKAKALLKKKDVSNGEIKDMEKMLDEIQNTLVLKEAEKETPKETLKETQKETSKEKYEDKNKFVPKVVYGSGQIIQKGKVDKIEFKSDGQLKTLEKVEVDGKELSKSDYISLEGSTIVILPERYFGKLQEGNHILTMKFGEGEKNKAGNVDFGFTIKDNKLNPLTADYGVGIYISLLGISILGIYLSKKKIIK
- the galT gene encoding galactose-1-phosphate uridylyltransferase is translated as MAEFRFNPLLNDWTIVNGNRQNRPDMPKDYCAFCPGSEQIKENYTVMKYDNDWPSMMQEPPVPDDISTDFYKTAKSYGKAEVILYSPDHKASLWQLPVSHIIELIDLWKERFIEIKKDEHIKYILTFENRGKEVGTTQSHPHGQIYGYGFMPLRIKQEIENSRKYFEKTGESLILKIRDEELKIKERIIMENDNFVAFLPFFTDYPYGVYIVPKKNNIYTFENFNDEIAEEFAKILKNLLGTFDTLFNREFPYMMGIYQNPVNSELEEECKNFYNFHVKFFPPLRGANSIKWNASSETCVWAKTNPRRVEDTAIELREAFEKFKKRG
- a CDS encoding galactokinase, whose amino-acid sequence is MDLQELKSKFIKAFGENDNEIKTFFSPSRINIIGEHIDYNGGQVFPCAIEIGTYGVARKNSENILRLKSLNLSKEGHVSLSPIENKEENEWMNFPLGVAKFIKERGFDIGGLDVLVYGNIPNGSGLSSSASLEVLFGEIFNTFYNKGKISNVELALIGQETENKFIGVNSGIMDQFIIANGKKDNAVLLDTETLDFEYIPFKLKDNKIVILNTNKRRELKDSKYNKRRAECEEALEILQDYAEIDNLCQLTEENLELLENIENEDVRKRAEHVIMENLRVAEAVQALQNGDIETLGELLVASNDSLRELYEVTGPHLDSITKHSNDFDGCLGARMTGAGFGGCGIAIVKSDKIEEFKAYVGPRYKEDTGLEAEFIISNVGDKVHEI
- a CDS encoding ABC transporter ATP-binding protein, with the protein product MSILKLENVTKKFGKQEVLKGINMHIEKPGIYAVIGPNGAGKSTLFNVISNLLKANSGEIEVVGKKNTNSDIFFEVSFLKDNRVLYDYLTGYDHLAFIKTAQKLPKERIDEVVEKLQIAHYMNKKTGDYSLGMKQHLLIAMAMMNKPKLMILDEPLNGLDPTSVIKVRHLLKELVESGTAILISSHTLSEIDLLTDQIMFLKDGRIVEEQMDLIKDNIYELSLTKESVEKLKDYQIKGLNYELNQDKMIANIGINKVSYLIEKLEDENIEFTDITKKKVGSEERYMKMFPEEMEKIRK